From one Solanum lycopersicum chromosome 12, SLM_r2.1 genomic stretch:
- the LOC138340379 gene encoding uncharacterized protein: MLKRIGKVAYELELPAELAVAHPVFHISLLKKSVSNPASIVPLENVAVNDSLSYEDVLVEILERQVRRFRNKEVASVKVSWRSQSIEGATWEAEAATKAKYPYLFPSDSTPA; encoded by the coding sequence ATGTTAAAAAGgattggcaaggtggcatatgaattagagttgccagcagaattagcagtagcgcatccggtcttccacatctcactcttgaagaagagTGTGTCTAATCCAGCCTCTATAGTTCCATTGGAGAATGTGGCGGTGAatgatagtctttcttatgaggatgtactagttgagattcttgagcGTCAGGTCAGAAGGtttagaaacaaagaagtcgcttcagtcaaaGTTTCGTGGAGAAGTCAGTccatagagggagctacttgggaagcagaagcagccacgaaagccaagtatccttacctctttccttccgattccactccagcttga